The Lutibacter sp. A64 genome segment AGCTAGAAAAAACAGACCCATTTCAGATGATTTTATTTTTCATTCTGATAGAGGGGTTCAATATGCGTCAGGTAAAATGACTGCTATTTTTAGGCATAATAAAAAGATAAATCAAAGTATGAGTAGAAAAGGTAATTGTTGGGATAATGCAGTAGCTGAATCATTTTTTAAAACAATTAAATGCGAATTAATTTACAGAAGATCATTCAAAACCTTTATCCAGGCATATAGTCAAATAGATAGTTATATTCATTGGTATAATACTAAAAGAATACATCAGTCTTTAGACTATTTAACTCCTCTAGAAATGGAAATAATATTAAAAAATATCAAAACTAAACGAGCCGCTTAAAAATGTAATCTTTTTTGTAGGAATATCAGTAATAAAAAAAGATAGTGAGTAACTGAATTCAGCATGACGGGGTTATTTTGATTGAGGTTTTAAGTAATAAATCACTTCAATTTTTTTTTCAACAAACGGTTATTTATAAGCTATTTAGTGAAAAAAAAAAAAAAGTTATTAACAATCATTTTAATTTGTGCTACAGTTTACTATAGAAATTAACTATTAAATTACAGAAATTATAGTAATAAATCTATACTTGTAAAATTCATGAATAAAAAAATACTTTTATTGGTTTTTTTTTAAACAAAATGTTAATAAGTAACTTACTGAAGCAATGACAATTAAGTTGAATTATTATTAATTTAGCATTAATGTTGCAACGAAGCAACAGGTTAAATTTTAATAATCATGGTTTTTTTAAAAGCAATGGAGCGTCGCAATCCGCAAGACGTAAACGCGGACAACAAATTTTATGCTAAGGCTATTTCTCAAGGAGTGATAGATTTTGAAAGATTGGCATATTTAGTATCCAACCAATGTACAGTTCGTGAATCGGATTGTTATGCAGTGCTACGTGCATTAGAACATAACATTATGGATGAACTAAAACAAGGGAAGGTTGTACAACTCGGTGGTATCGGGAATCTTCAAGTAGGAGTATCTTCTAGAGGAGAGACGTTACCCGAGGAAGTGAGTGGAAACTCTGTTAAAAAAGCGCATATGAATTTTAGACCTGGTGCTAATTTAAGAGATATGCTAGAGGTAATGAAATACAAAATAATTGCTGGTTAGGACCCTAATTATTGAGTAGTATTTTTCAAGAAAATCCCGAGCTGTTCCCGCAGCTTGGGATTTTTTATGCCCAATTTTTAGCTATATTTATTAGTATAAATCTCAAAATCTATTTAATAAATTCGCTAAACTATACTAATAAATCTTTTGAACTATTAGTATAAATCTAAAAATCTATTTAATAGATAAAAAATTTATTAGTATAAATTTTAAAACACGAAGAAATACATTTTTTAGACGCTTTAATAGCTTTTTTAGTGTAAAAATGGAGTAAAAAAACACAATTACGGCTTTTATAAACAGACTTATTTTACCTTAATTAATAACAAATAAGGCTTTTTTATTAACATTTTAGAGTCGTTTTATGTAAAACTAAGGTGTTTTTTTAGATGTTGCTATGATTTTTCCGTTGTCGAAATGACAAAAAATTGCTTGTTTACTTCAATTTAAAAGCGATTTAAAACTATAATTTCCTACCTACCTTATCACAAAACACACTTCAACAAAACTTTAAAGGCATAAAAAAAACTCAATAAAAATGGTTAGGACCCTTAATTATTGAGTTGTATTTTTTAAGAAAATCCCGATTAGTTCCCGCTAATCGTTAAATTTAATAAAGTAAAAGTAAGCTATAGAATTGGTACTGACAATTTTTTTGTGTTATTTTTTTATAAGATTTAAGGAGGTTTAGGTTTTGGCTTTTAGCTATTTGTAACCGTCATCCTGAACTTGGTTCAGGATCTTATGATATTAGCTAAATGATGCTTGAGTTTTTTAAGTAACAGGTATGATATCGTCATTGCGAGGAAGGTACGACCGCGGCAATCTTTTGAATAATAGTTATAATTTTAAAAATCTTTTATTTTCATTTTTTCCATTGATGAAAAAACGAAACAAAAAAATCTAGTCTGATGATAATTTAATTGAATCTTACGGAAGTTACGCAGTCGACGCCAGACCGCTGCGCTATTTGGCTTACTCTTTCTGCTTCACTTCCTTAGATTGCTACTTAAATTCTCATAGGACGTTTTAAAATTCGTCATCCCGCAATGACGATCTATAATGAATTCCGTCATTGAGAGGAAGGTACGACCGCGGCAATCTCATAATATTTAGTTAGTATGTTAGTTAATAGCAAGTCGTCATCCTGAACTTGGTTCAGGATCTCATGAACTTAACTAAATGATGATTGAGGTTTCTAGATACAGATTGCCGCAGTTGTGTTTTCATTGCATTACAACACGCCCTCGCAATGACGGAATACACTTTACTTCGTCATTGCTGGATGGAACGTGAAGAAAATGTTCAGTGAACA includes the following:
- a CDS encoding HU family DNA-binding protein: MVFLKAMERRNPQDVNADNKFYAKAISQGVIDFERLAYLVSNQCTVRESDCYAVLRALEHNIMDELKQGKVVQLGGIGNLQVGVSSRGETLPEEVSGNSVKKAHMNFRPGANLRDMLEVMKYKIIAG